One window of Panulirus ornatus isolate Po-2019 chromosome 13, ASM3632096v1, whole genome shotgun sequence genomic DNA carries:
- the LOC139752764 gene encoding uncharacterized protein isoform X2 — MLKFRVTNSTKARRAAEAQRRALEEKLEWAWKPMAAMMNEDKTDLVYWIPPLYSSNLMAPGVPRRQSLSRAYTQAAARQSQRSCAPPSPRQAGFSRPYAQLSPRQASFSRSYGAGSPRQASFSRAYAQASPRQGSFTRAYAQASPRQGSFSRSYAQAAASQRKKKLATRRTKMTMEDCCQDAKVNHMMMGGKEGDRMGKDEDNESGIHDASNEELGHHSLQVPEQHFRPPPELQRATFGHPKIRRTSSKLKRTEKESIVRRHSDSAVKSKTLPSVMKLLEKVSHFHTLPSAKKSGGKKFITRELESRCYGSKKVKRPSVKVYNTPTLSTRRAKAQNEEDPRFLLPDSANVGPEPDLSQQGMGKYLSGDSPKVRHAHLQMILRLLAQMYEEKVVNQDTQIQQLKNKVQAQEKHMKRMAHMLLHLKEEVTRMKNLRLQRDLQGNVLSIKVGQEGKTGIDV; from the exons ATGCTTAAGTTCCGCGTCACCAATAGCACCAAGGCCAGGAGGGCTGCCGAGGCCCAGCGGAGAGCGCTCGAAGAGAAG CTGGAGTGGGCATGGAAGCCGATGGCGGCGATGATGAACGAGGACAAGACCGACTTGGTGTACTGGATCCCGCCTCTCTACAGCTCCAACCTGATGGCTCCCGGAGTCCCGCGCCGGCAGTCCCTCTCCCGGGCTTACACGCAGGCCGCCGCACGCCAGTCCCAGCGCTCCTGCGCCCCGCCCTCTCCACGCCAGGCTGGCTTCTCACGCCCTTACGCCCAACTCTCACCCCGCCAAGCTTCCTTTTCGCGCTCTTATGGCGCAGGCTCCCCACGCCAGGCGTCCTTCTCGCGCGCATACGCCCAAGCCTCTCCACGTCAGGGATCCTTCACGCGTGCTTATGCCCAGGCTTCCCCTCGCCAGGGGTCCTTCTCACGCTCGTACGCCCAAGCCGCTGCCTCACAGAGGAAAAAGAAACTCGCCACCAGGCGCACCAAAATGACGATGGAAGACTGCTGCCAAGATGCCAAGGTTAACCACATGATGATGGGTGGCAAGGAGGGCGACAGGATGGGCAAGGATGAGGACAACGAGAGTGGCATCCACGATGCCTCCAACGAGGAGCTCGGTCACCATAGCCTCCAGGTTCCAGAGCAGCATTTTCGGCCACCACCAGAACTACAGCGAGCCACTTTCGGACATCCGAAAATCAGACGCACATCCAGTAAACTGAAGAGAACCGAAAAAGAATCCATAGTCAGACGCCACTCAGACTCCGCTGTTAAATCCAAAACCTTACCGTCTGTAATGAAGTTGTTAGAGAAAGTATCGCACTTCCACACGCTCCCCTCAGCAAAAAAAAGTGGCGGCAAGAAATTTATAACTCGGGAGTTGGAGTCGCGATGCTACGGTAGTAAGAAGGTGAAGCGGCCCTCCGTCAAGGTTTACAATACTCCAACTCTCTCCACTCGACGGGCGAAGGCTCAGAATGAAGAAGACCCACGTTTCCTCTTACCAGATAGTGCAAATGTCGGTCCTGAGCCGGACTTAAGCCAGCAAGGTATGGGCAAATATCTATCCGGAGACTCCCCTAAAGTTCGGCACGCTCACCTACAGATGATATTGCGCCTCCTGGCGCAGATGTACGAGGAGAAGGTGGTTAATCAAGACACCCAAATACAGCAGCTGAAGAATAAGGTGCAGGCGCAGGAGAAGCACATGAAGCGAATGGCACATATGCTGCTACACCTAAAGGAGGAAGTGACCAGGATGAAGAACCTAAGGTTACAAAGAGACCTCCAGGGCAATGTCCTCAGTATCAAAGTTGGACAAGAAGGAAAAACTGGTATAGATGTGTAA
- the LOC139752764 gene encoding uncharacterized protein isoform X1, with the protein MLKFRVTNSTKARRAAEAQRRALEEKFQLEWAWKPMAAMMNEDKTDLVYWIPPLYSSNLMAPGVPRRQSLSRAYTQAAARQSQRSCAPPSPRQAGFSRPYAQLSPRQASFSRSYGAGSPRQASFSRAYAQASPRQGSFTRAYAQASPRQGSFSRSYAQAAASQRKKKLATRRTKMTMEDCCQDAKVNHMMMGGKEGDRMGKDEDNESGIHDASNEELGHHSLQVPEQHFRPPPELQRATFGHPKIRRTSSKLKRTEKESIVRRHSDSAVKSKTLPSVMKLLEKVSHFHTLPSAKKSGGKKFITRELESRCYGSKKVKRPSVKVYNTPTLSTRRAKAQNEEDPRFLLPDSANVGPEPDLSQQGMGKYLSGDSPKVRHAHLQMILRLLAQMYEEKVVNQDTQIQQLKNKVQAQEKHMKRMAHMLLHLKEEVTRMKNLRLQRDLQGNVLSIKVGQEGKTGIDV; encoded by the exons ATGCTTAAGTTCCGCGTCACCAATAGCACCAAGGCCAGGAGGGCTGCCGAGGCCCAGCGGAGAGCGCTCGAAGAGAAG TTTCAGCTGGAGTGGGCATGGAAGCCGATGGCGGCGATGATGAACGAGGACAAGACCGACTTGGTGTACTGGATCCCGCCTCTCTACAGCTCCAACCTGATGGCTCCCGGAGTCCCGCGCCGGCAGTCCCTCTCCCGGGCTTACACGCAGGCCGCCGCACGCCAGTCCCAGCGCTCCTGCGCCCCGCCCTCTCCACGCCAGGCTGGCTTCTCACGCCCTTACGCCCAACTCTCACCCCGCCAAGCTTCCTTTTCGCGCTCTTATGGCGCAGGCTCCCCACGCCAGGCGTCCTTCTCGCGCGCATACGCCCAAGCCTCTCCACGTCAGGGATCCTTCACGCGTGCTTATGCCCAGGCTTCCCCTCGCCAGGGGTCCTTCTCACGCTCGTACGCCCAAGCCGCTGCCTCACAGAGGAAAAAGAAACTCGCCACCAGGCGCACCAAAATGACGATGGAAGACTGCTGCCAAGATGCCAAGGTTAACCACATGATGATGGGTGGCAAGGAGGGCGACAGGATGGGCAAGGATGAGGACAACGAGAGTGGCATCCACGATGCCTCCAACGAGGAGCTCGGTCACCATAGCCTCCAGGTTCCAGAGCAGCATTTTCGGCCACCACCAGAACTACAGCGAGCCACTTTCGGACATCCGAAAATCAGACGCACATCCAGTAAACTGAAGAGAACCGAAAAAGAATCCATAGTCAGACGCCACTCAGACTCCGCTGTTAAATCCAAAACCTTACCGTCTGTAATGAAGTTGTTAGAGAAAGTATCGCACTTCCACACGCTCCCCTCAGCAAAAAAAAGTGGCGGCAAGAAATTTATAACTCGGGAGTTGGAGTCGCGATGCTACGGTAGTAAGAAGGTGAAGCGGCCCTCCGTCAAGGTTTACAATACTCCAACTCTCTCCACTCGACGGGCGAAGGCTCAGAATGAAGAAGACCCACGTTTCCTCTTACCAGATAGTGCAAATGTCGGTCCTGAGCCGGACTTAAGCCAGCAAGGTATGGGCAAATATCTATCCGGAGACTCCCCTAAAGTTCGGCACGCTCACCTACAGATGATATTGCGCCTCCTGGCGCAGATGTACGAGGAGAAGGTGGTTAATCAAGACACCCAAATACAGCAGCTGAAGAATAAGGTGCAGGCGCAGGAGAAGCACATGAAGCGAATGGCACATATGCTGCTACACCTAAAGGAGGAAGTGACCAGGATGAAGAACCTAAGGTTACAAAGAGACCTCCAGGGCAATGTCCTCAGTATCAAAGTTGGACAAGAAGGAAAAACTGGTATAGATGTGTAA